One segment of Pseudomonas asgharzadehiana DNA contains the following:
- a CDS encoding fimbria/pilus outer membrane usher protein — translation MSLKTASVRHQRFKRSVRGVLLAGSAHALSGHCAEHVEFNPAFFPDGAAGLQVDISRFNQGNVVLPGSYRTEVYLNGQWIGRETLAFAAVAGHKSAQLCLERDALLRFGIDLAAVQASALSSCADIAAYLPGASSQFESGESRLDLQVPQIYLKRQPRGYVDPQHWDSGINAAFVRYNANTFATQAGDRSLSSSYLGVNAGLNLGDWHWRHNGSYTRTQTTSGYQRSATYVQREISALQAQLTVGELYTPGELFDSVRLRGTSLASDDRMLPDARTGFAPVVRGIAETNARVSVRQRGVLLDEVSVAPGPFVLNDLFPTGYGGDLSVTITEADGRTREFIVPFAANANLLRPGYQRYSVSVGTLDEIGLRHPPSLAQATYQQGLSNLLTGYTGAVLSDDYQSQLLGAAFNTPLGALSLDLTRSNARLPGHGSREGRSVQVRYSKNFADTGTHFTLGAYRYSTAGFLSVSDAARVRDLAIDGFKGDSVSRLRDRMDISLNQSLGNGSVFLTGSSQHYWNRTNGNLTFTAGYSSHWQKLHYTVSVQRTRDLLSERVDQQFDLSFSLPLGRGARSPTLTTTVYRGDQSSGERVSLGGSMGERSELSYGLNASRADGSGNATSADMKYQTSHGVLSAGYGQSNAYRSTSFGMTGGIVAHAGGVTFAPELGDTVGIVQAPGAVGARINGNHGAQIGRRGFAVVPHLTPYRKNVVELDPKDLAVDIELKTASHNVAPRAGAVVKLQFATVSGQALLITARRDDGSALPFGSDVFDEDGASVGIVGQGGKAFVRVSRPQGQLTVKWGAGAQTLCRLTYGAGTPVSSDNTQRLRHLNAGTCEAGANPV, via the coding sequence ATGAGTTTGAAGACAGCATCGGTGAGACACCAACGGTTCAAGCGTTCGGTGCGCGGCGTGTTGCTGGCGGGAAGCGCCCACGCACTGAGCGGCCACTGCGCCGAGCATGTCGAGTTCAACCCGGCGTTCTTCCCGGATGGCGCCGCCGGCTTGCAGGTTGATATTTCACGCTTCAACCAAGGCAATGTGGTGCTGCCCGGCAGCTATCGCACCGAGGTCTACCTCAACGGCCAGTGGATCGGCCGCGAGACATTGGCCTTTGCGGCCGTCGCCGGCCACAAGTCGGCGCAATTGTGCCTGGAGCGCGATGCGCTGCTCAGGTTCGGGATTGATCTGGCGGCGGTGCAAGCTTCCGCGCTTTCCAGCTGCGCTGACATCGCCGCGTACTTGCCAGGCGCCAGCAGCCAGTTTGAATCGGGCGAAAGCCGCCTGGACCTGCAAGTCCCGCAGATCTACCTCAAACGTCAGCCACGGGGTTATGTTGACCCCCAGCACTGGGACAGCGGCATCAATGCCGCTTTTGTGCGCTATAACGCCAATACCTTTGCCACACAGGCCGGTGATCGTTCGCTGAGTTCCAGCTACTTGGGCGTGAATGCGGGGCTCAATCTCGGCGATTGGCATTGGCGCCACAACGGCAGCTACACCCGCACCCAGACGACCTCCGGCTACCAACGCAGCGCCACGTATGTGCAGCGTGAAATCAGCGCATTGCAGGCCCAACTGACGGTGGGCGAACTCTACACGCCGGGTGAACTGTTCGACAGCGTACGCCTGCGCGGCACCAGCCTGGCCAGTGATGATCGGATGTTGCCTGACGCCCGGACCGGCTTTGCCCCGGTGGTGCGCGGCATCGCCGAAACCAACGCACGGGTCAGCGTGCGCCAGCGCGGGGTGCTATTGGACGAGGTGTCCGTGGCGCCCGGCCCGTTCGTGCTCAATGACCTGTTCCCCACCGGTTACGGCGGCGACCTCAGCGTGACGATCACCGAGGCCGACGGCCGCACCCGTGAATTCATCGTGCCGTTTGCCGCCAACGCCAACCTGCTGCGCCCCGGCTATCAACGCTACTCAGTCAGTGTCGGCACGCTGGATGAGATCGGCCTGCGCCACCCGCCTTCGCTGGCCCAGGCGACGTATCAACAAGGCCTGAGCAACCTGCTGACCGGCTACACCGGCGCGGTGCTCAGCGACGACTACCAATCGCAGTTGCTGGGCGCGGCCTTCAATACCCCGCTGGGTGCGCTGTCGCTCGACCTGACCCGCTCCAACGCTCGCCTGCCGGGCCACGGCTCGCGCGAGGGGCGAAGCGTACAGGTGCGCTACAGCAAGAACTTCGCCGACACAGGCACCCACTTTACCCTCGGTGCATACCGTTACTCCACCGCCGGTTTCCTCAGCGTGAGCGACGCCGCCCGCGTTCGCGACCTGGCTATCGACGGGTTCAAAGGCGACAGCGTCTCGCGCCTGCGCGACCGGATGGACATCAGCCTCAACCAGAGCCTGGGCAACGGCTCGGTTTTTTTGACCGGTTCCTCGCAGCACTATTGGAACCGCACCAATGGCAACCTGACCTTCACGGCCGGCTACAGCAGCCATTGGCAAAAGCTGCATTACACCGTCAGCGTGCAGCGCACCCGCGACCTGCTCAGCGAACGGGTCGACCAGCAGTTTGACCTGTCATTCAGCCTGCCATTGGGCCGCGGTGCGCGTTCACCGACCCTGACCACCACCGTCTATCGGGGCGACCAGAGCAGTGGCGAGCGCGTGAGCCTGGGCGGCAGCATGGGTGAGCGCAGCGAACTCAGTTATGGTTTGAACGCCAGCCGGGCCGACGGCAGCGGCAACGCCACCAGCGCCGACATGAAATACCAGACCAGCCATGGCGTGCTGTCCGCCGGCTACGGCCAGAGCAATGCCTATCGCTCGACATCGTTCGGCATGACCGGCGGCATCGTGGCCCATGCGGGCGGCGTGACGTTCGCCCCCGAACTGGGCGATACGGTTGGCATCGTCCAGGCACCGGGTGCGGTCGGCGCGCGCATCAATGGCAACCACGGCGCCCAGATTGGCCGGCGCGGCTTTGCCGTAGTGCCCCATCTCACGCCCTACCGCAAGAATGTCGTGGAGTTGGACCCCAAAGACCTTGCCGTCGACATAGAACTCAAGACCGCGTCGCACAACGTGGCACCCCGCGCCGGCGCGGTGGTGAAGCTGCAATTTGCGACCGTGAGCGGCCAGGCCCTGTTGATTACTGCACGGCGCGACGATGGCAGCGCGCTGCCGTTCGGCTCGGACGTATTCGATGAGGATGGCGCCAGCGTCGGGATTGTTGGCCAGGGCGGCAAAGCCTTTGTGCGCGTGTCCCGCCCGCAAGGGCAACTGACGGTCAAGTGGGGCGCGGGTGCGCAAACCCTGTGTCGGTTGACCTATGGCGCAGGCACGCCAGTTTCCAGCGATAACACCCAGCGGTTACGCCACCTGAACGCGGGCACCTGTGAAGCCGGCGCCAACCCTGTCTGA
- a CDS encoding fimbrial biogenesis chaperone, whose product MSVLPVLASIVLMSALTAHAGVVINSTRIIYPQNDKEVTVRLESKNQVPVLVQVWLDRGDEHSTPGLTDIPFVATPPIFRMEPGKQHVVRLAYTGEALAPAQESLFWFNVLEVPSQPHGARHSNQLQLAFRTRIKLFLRPHNLPYAVEAAPAKLQWRRVSGEHGQALEVFNPTPYHLTFEQIDVQVSGQRHPRKSAASGPENMVMPGGRRRFELPTLSSFPGRTTNVVFQTLDDFGVTVSHNAEVLP is encoded by the coding sequence ATGTCGGTTTTACCTGTGCTGGCGAGCATTGTGCTGATGAGCGCGCTCACGGCACACGCCGGTGTTGTCATCAACAGCACGCGGATTATTTACCCCCAGAACGACAAAGAGGTAACGGTCAGGCTGGAAAGCAAAAACCAGGTGCCGGTATTGGTCCAGGTCTGGCTGGATCGCGGCGATGAGCATTCAACCCCGGGGCTGACCGACATCCCCTTCGTCGCCACACCGCCGATTTTTCGCATGGAACCCGGCAAGCAACACGTGGTGCGCCTGGCCTACACAGGTGAAGCCTTAGCGCCTGCGCAAGAAAGCCTGTTCTGGTTCAACGTGCTGGAGGTGCCCTCACAGCCCCACGGCGCTCGGCACAGCAATCAATTGCAGTTGGCCTTCCGCACTCGTATCAAGCTGTTTTTGCGCCCACACAACTTGCCTTACGCGGTCGAGGCGGCGCCGGCAAAACTGCAGTGGCGACGCGTCTCGGGTGAGCACGGCCAAGCGCTGGAGGTCTTTAATCCGACGCCCTATCACCTGACCTTCGAACAGATCGACGTGCAGGTCTCGGGCCAGCGTCACCCCCGCAAATCGGCGGCGTCGGGCCCCGAAAACATGGTGATGCCCGGCGGGCGCAGGCGTTTCGAGCTGCCGACGCTCAGCTCTTTTCCAGGCCGCACGACCAACGTGGTGTTCCAGACCCTGGATGACTTTGGCGTAACGGTCTCCCACAACGCCGAGGTATTGCCATGA
- a CDS encoding fimbrial biogenesis chaperone translates to MKTITALVLACCAVAGLPAFAPPAMAGVIVHGTRVIYPAERQEVIVRLENKGDRPTLVQTWLDSGDRHSTPATAQTPFALSPPLFRIEPNQQQALRLRYTGEPLPVDRERLFWLNVLEVPPLSADAAQNNQLEMSFRTRLRVFLRPASLPYPVTAAASKLQWRLVAHDRGFALQASNPTPYHISLATVVLVSGAKRFSKAPNQAADDSLMLPAGDVKRFVLPQLRNPPSHAARVEFTTVSDFGARVQHSADLTYSGG, encoded by the coding sequence CCTGCCCGCGTTTGCGCCGCCCGCCATGGCCGGCGTGATTGTGCATGGCACTCGGGTGATCTACCCCGCCGAGCGGCAGGAGGTGATTGTGCGCCTGGAGAACAAGGGAGACCGCCCGACGCTGGTACAGACGTGGCTCGACAGCGGTGACCGACACTCCACCCCGGCAACCGCCCAGACGCCGTTCGCCCTTTCACCGCCCTTGTTTCGCATCGAGCCCAACCAGCAGCAGGCACTGCGCCTGCGCTATACCGGCGAACCGCTGCCCGTCGACCGCGAACGGCTGTTCTGGCTCAACGTGCTGGAGGTGCCGCCGCTGTCGGCCGATGCCGCGCAGAACAACCAGCTCGAAATGTCGTTTCGCACGCGTTTGCGGGTGTTCCTGCGGCCGGCGTCGCTGCCTTATCCGGTCACGGCGGCCGCCTCAAAATTGCAGTGGCGCCTGGTGGCCCATGATCGCGGGTTCGCCCTGCAGGCCAGCAACCCCACGCCGTACCATATTTCGTTGGCCACGGTGGTATTGGTCAGCGGCGCCAAGCGGTTCAGCAAGGCACCGAACCAGGCCGCCGACGACAGCCTGATGCTGCCGGCAGGCGACGTGAAGCGGTTTGTATTGCCCCAATTGCGCAACCCCCCCAGCCACGCGGCCAGGGTGGAGTTCACCACGGTCAGCGACTTTGGCGCCCGAGTGCAGCACTCGGCTGACCTGACCTACAGCGGCGGATAA